In Nocardioides sp. JQ2195, a genomic segment contains:
- the raiA gene encoding ribosome-associated translation inhibitor RaiA has protein sequence MDVVVNARHCEVSDRFRSHVEEKLAKLEKHDHRIMRVLVEVEKERNPRQHDRSVRVELTAHSKGPVIRAEAAADDKMGALDLALDKMASQMRRAADRRRVHRGRHTPVSVGEALADAQPPVETVVEQDDVVTTERQVGPITVTGDGPLVVREKSHSATPMTLDQALYEMELVGHDFYLYVDKDSERPAVVYRRRGYDYGVISLDVDS, from the coding sequence ATGGACGTTGTGGTGAACGCTCGACACTGCGAGGTGTCCGATCGGTTCCGCAGTCATGTCGAGGAGAAGCTCGCCAAACTCGAGAAGCACGACCATCGCATCATGCGAGTGCTCGTCGAGGTGGAGAAGGAGCGCAACCCGCGCCAGCACGATCGGTCGGTTCGCGTGGAGCTGACGGCCCACTCCAAGGGGCCCGTCATCCGGGCCGAGGCCGCAGCTGACGACAAGATGGGCGCCCTTGACCTGGCGCTCGACAAGATGGCCTCCCAGATGCGGCGCGCGGCCGACCGTCGCCGCGTCCACCGCGGACGCCACACCCCGGTGTCCGTGGGGGAGGCGCTGGCCGACGCCCAGCCCCCGGTGGAGACCGTTGTCGAGCAGGACGACGTCGTCACCACCGAGCGCCAGGTCGGCCCGATCACCGTGACCGGTGACGGCCCGTTGGTGGTCCGCGAGAAGTCCCACAGCGCGACGCCGATGACGTTGGACCAGGCGCTCTACGAGATGGAGCTGGTCGGGCACGACTTCTACCTCTACGTCGACAAGGACAGCGAGCGGCCCGCAGTGGTCTATCGCCGGCGTGGTTACGACTACGGCGTGATCTCGCTCGACGTCGACAGCTGA
- a CDS encoding ComF family protein: MGAERASAPTPCPPELVRPWAAGEYDGLLRTLILGHKERQQFSLRRPLGELLARAVAGLAGTAGVVTGSPLVLVPVPSQRARVRARGHDPTLLVTRVAARELRRIGHRAEAASLLHVGRVLDQSELDAAGRAANLAGSMWVRGRGLERLAATTGRAWVVVCDDVLTTGATAAEAQRALRACGLGVLGAATIAATRKRLPGGARAGAEPRTDAPTS; the protein is encoded by the coding sequence ATGGGCGCTGAGCGTGCGTCGGCCCCCACACCGTGTCCGCCCGAGCTCGTTCGGCCCTGGGCCGCGGGGGAGTACGACGGGCTGCTGCGCACGTTGATCCTGGGCCACAAGGAACGACAACAGTTCTCCCTGAGGCGCCCCCTCGGCGAGCTGCTGGCGAGAGCCGTGGCCGGACTGGCCGGCACCGCAGGCGTCGTCACGGGCTCGCCGCTGGTGCTGGTCCCGGTCCCGTCGCAACGGGCACGCGTGCGAGCTCGCGGACATGACCCGACGCTCCTGGTCACACGGGTTGCGGCGCGCGAGCTGCGCCGGATCGGCCACCGTGCGGAGGCGGCTTCTCTGCTGCACGTCGGACGGGTCCTCGACCAGTCGGAGCTGGACGCAGCTGGGCGCGCGGCGAACCTGGCCGGATCGATGTGGGTGCGCGGCCGTGGGCTGGAACGGCTGGCCGCCACGACGGGTCGGGCCTGGGTCGTCGTGTGCGACGACGTCCTGACGACGGGCGCCACCGCAGCGGAGGCTCAGCGGGCCTTGCGCGCCTGCGGGCTCGGAGTGCTCGGGGCAGCGACGATCGCCGCGACCCGCAAACGGCTGCCGGGCGGGGCCCGGGCGGGAGCCGAACCGCGGACGGATGCCCCCACATCCTGA